GTTCGCGCTCCTCCTTCTGCGAGATGGAGTAGGAGCCCTCGACGTCGTAGTCGGCGGCGGCGATCAGCTCGTTCGCGAGCGCCTCGGCGGCCGAGGTCGTCGACTTGTACGTCGCGCTGGCAACGCCGTCGGAGATGAAAAGCAGCGCCTGATCGACGCGGCGCTGGGGCGCGACGTCGACCGCCTTCGGGACGGAGATGCCGCCGTACTTCAGGCGGACGGTCTCCTCGCGGGGCGCTGCGTTCTCGACGGCCGTCACGAGGATCTGGACCGGGTTCTCCTCGGTCCGATCGTGGACGATGTCGAAGGCGTCGCGGACGATCCGGGTCGCCTGCTGCTTCTTGCCCGTGTTCTCGTCGGTCTGCATCAGGCGGTTGATCAGCCGCTCGACCAGCGAGATTTCGGACTTCTTGAACTGCTTGGACGCGTGGCGGCCCATCGTGTGAGCGATGGGCGTCACCGTCATGTACCGCTTCGTGGACGGATCCTCGTAGGCGATCTCGGTGACGTCCCAGACGCCGAACAGCTTGGCGTTCTCGTTTGCGGCCTCGCTGGAGGCGGGCGCGTCCGGGTCCGGCTCGTCGGCGGCGACGTCCTCGTCGGACGCCGCCTCGGTCTCCTCACCGCTCATCTGACCGGTTTCTCCGCGTTGCCGCGAACCAGTTCGATCATCGACACGCCGTTGACCTTCTCGACCTTGTAGTTGACGCCGGAGAGGTCGCCCATCGCGCGACCCTTCGCGCCGCCGATCCCGGCGATCGTGACCTCGTCGTGTTCGTCGATGAACGAGATCGCGCCGTCACCGGGACAGAACGCGGTGACCTGCTTCCCGTTTTTGATGAGCTGAACCCGGACGCACTTTCGGATCGCCGAGTTCGGCTGCTTTGCCTCGATGCCGACCTTCTCTAGGACGATGCCGCGCGCCTGCGGGGCACCCTCCAGGGGGTCGGACTTCTTTTTGAGCCCGCGCTCGCGCCGAGCGTACTCGGAGTCGGACCAGCGGCGCTTCTGCCGGTCCTTTTTGAGCTTACGGGCCGCGTACTTGCCGTTCGCCATCGTACGTCTACTTCCGAACGGAGCTACTTAAGCGTCGTCTTTCTCCGCCGCGAAACGCCCTCAGATCGGCCGAGAGGTACCGCTTGCGGAATCTGAGGGCGTTTCGCGGATCGAACGACGGACGCAAAACCACGTTGAGGCGATAAACCGGCGCGAGATGTCGTCGTTCGTGCGGTTTACTCGTGAAAAGTCGATCCCCGAAAGGTCCGCCGCTGTCGCGGGCGGCGGAGGAACGGGACGCCGGTCGGGTCAGCCCAACGACGCGCGTCAGGTCAACTGGACGTCGTCGACGTCGTAGTGCCGCTCGGCGAGCCGACGGGCGGTCTCGATGTTCGCCCCGTCCGCGCCGATGGCGACGCCGCGGTCCGCCTCGGGGACCTCGACGTACGCCACGCGGTCGTTCTGCTCGGAGATGGTGACGGCGTTGACCGCCGCCGGGGCGAGCGTGCTCGCGACGAACGCCTCGGCCGTGTCCGCGTCCTCGACCAGTTCGATCGACTTCGCGAGTCGGCGTTCGGCCTCCGCGACGGTCTCGCCGCCCTGTCCGATCGCGGCCGCCATCTCGCCCGCGGGCACCACGAACACGAGGCGGTCGCCCTCCACGAGGCAGTCGGTCGGCGTGACGCCGGTCAGCTCGTCGAACCGACCGATGTACCGCCGCGCCTCGTCGGAGAGCTCGACGCGCATTAGTCGTCGCCCGCGACGCGCGACCCCATCCGGAGGTCGACGTCGCCGGTCCCCATCGAGATGGGTTTGCCGGCGATGACGTTCTCGATGCCGCCGTCGAGCTCGTCGTACTCGCCGTGGACGGCGGCGTCGAGCAGGTGGTTCACCGTCACCTCGAACGCCGCCCGCGCGAGCACCGAGTCCTTGTTGCCGGAGATGCCGTGCCGGCCGATCGACTCGATCTCGCCGTTGTTCGTCATGATGTCCGCGACGAGCATCAGGTGCCGGACGTTCACGTCGTCGAGCCCCTGCTCTTCGAGCGTGTTCTTCGTCTCGTCGATGATCGTCTCCCGGGCCGCCTCGACGCCGAGGTTCCGGTAGATCTCGTGGATGTTGTTACAGGTCGACCGGGAGGCGTCGACGCCCTCGATCGCGAGGGTGTCGCCGAACGCCGACCCCTCGGTGTAGAGGACGAACTCCTCGTCGCCGTCGATCTCCTCTTTACGGATGACGACGCGTTCGATCTCCTCGATGCCCTTGAACACGATCTCCCGGAGCCGCTCGACGAGCTGGAGCAGTTCGCGGTAGCTCGGCTCGTTGGGGCCGAACTCGATCACGGTGCCCGACTGCCGGGCGTCGACGCCGAGCGCGTCCTCGATCGTCTCGGCGATGATCTCCGCGATCTCGGAGGGGTTCGAGTGGGTGGGCCACCGCTCCAAGAGCGTGTCGTCGTTCAGGTCGATCCGGACCAGCATGTCCGCGACGTTCGTCGACACGTCGCCGAGCGCGAGGATGCGCGTCGCCTCGATCGACCAGACGACCTCGTGGGCCTTCTCGCGGTCGGTCGCGTACTCGTCTTCGAGGTACACCGTCATCATCGGCGTGTCCGGCGTCTTCCGGGCGTCCACGAGCTCGATGAGCCGCGGCAGCCCCTGCGTGACGTCGATCTCGGCGACGCCGGCGTAGTGGAACGTGTTCATCGTCATCTGCGTCCCGGGCTCGCCGATCGACTGCGCCGAGACCGTCCCGACCGGGTCGAGGGGGTCGACCCGGGTCTGCTCGTAGCGGTTCCGGACGCCCTCGACGATGTCGGTCGCCTGCTCGATGGTGACCTCGCCGGTCTCCTCGGCCTTGCGGTCGAGCGCCGCGTACACCTTCTCCTTGAGCCGTCGGGGGAGCTCGGTCGCCTCGACGACCGCCTCCATGTCGTCGGTGACGTGGTCGTACTCAGTCATCCGACTCCACCTCCAGTTCCGCGGCCTTGTTCAGGCCCGGCCCGGCGTGCTCCGAGAGGTTCGTCGGCGGCTCGCGCTCGCCGAGGAACCGCTCCTTCTCCTCGCTGGACTCGAACTCGGCGTCGACGACGCGGTCGACGATGCCGTCGACGTCGATGCCGTCCTCCTCGCCCGAGGAGACCTTCACCGGCGAAGTGCCGTCCTCGCCGAACTCGAACTGGACGATCCGGCCCGAGGTGTCCCGGACCGTGCCGTCGTACTGCGCCTCCAGTTCGGAGAGCGCGTTGATGAGCCGGCGCTGGAGGTAGCCGGACTTGGAGGTCCGGACCGCCGTGTCGACGAGCCCCTCGCGGCCGCCCATCGCGTGGAAGAAGAACTCCTCGGGGGTGAGCCCGCCGCGGTAGGAGTTCTCCACGAAGCCGTGCGCCTCCGAGGAGAGGTCGTTCGGCCGGTAGTGCGAGAGCGTCCGGTCCTCGTAGCCGCGGTTGATCCGCTCGCCGCGGACCGCCTGCTGGCCGACGGAGCCGGCCATCTGCGTCAGGTTCAGCATCGAGCCACGCGCGCCCGAGCGGGCCATCACGACCGCCGGGTTGTCGTCGCCGAAGTGCTGGTCCGCGATCTCACCCGCCGAGTCGCGGGCCTTCCCGAGCGTCTGCATGATCTTCATCTCCAGCGTCTCGTCGACGCCGCGGCCGGGGAGCGATTCCAGCTCGCCGGCCTCGTAGGTCGCGATCAGCTCCTGAACGCGGTCGTAAGCGCTCTCGATGGCGTCGTCGACCTGCTCTTCGGCCTCCGGCGGGATCGACTCGTCGTCGATCCCGATCGAGAACCCGAAGTTCATGATCGCGCGCATCGCCAGCGACGCGATCTCGTTGATGAACACGCGCGAGCGCGTCTCGCCGTACTCCTTCGTGAGCGTGTCGACGACCTCGCCGCCGAACGCGCCGACCGCGTCCTCGTCGATGGTCCCCTCGATCAGCTGGCCGTCCTCGATGACGACGCTGTCGCCCGCCGAGGAGGTGAACGAGAGGTCCAGGTCGTCGGGGAGCAGCTCCGAGAACAGCGTCCGACCGGTCCAGAACTCGCGGCCGTCGTCGTCGACGCCGTCCGCCTCGGGCAGCTCGTCGACGCGGGTCGCGCGCAGCAGGTCCAGCGCCTGCGTCTCCGAGAACTCGGGGTTCGAATTGGTGAGCAGGTACGTGCCGGAGATGTGGTCCTGGATCGCGCCGATGATGTTCCCGCCGAAGCGGGGGCTCAGAATCTGTTCCTGTACGCGCATGAGGACGCGCGCCTCGGCGCGGGCCTCCTCGTTCTGGAGCGCGTGCATGTTCATCTCGTCGCCGTCGAAGTCGGCGTTGTACGGCGGACAGACGACGGTGTTGAGCCGGAACGTCTTGTACGGCATCACCACGACCTCGTGGGCCATGATGGACATCCGGTGCAGCGAGGGCTGCCGGTTGAAGATCACGATGTCGCCGTCCACGAGGTGGCGATTCACCTCCCAGTCCGGCTCGACCTTCTCGGCGAGCTCCTCGCAGTTCTTCTCGGTCACCTTCAGCCGGCGACCGTCGGGGCGGCGCACGTAGTTGGCTCCGGGGTGGGCCTCAGGCCCGTTCCGGACGTACTGGCGCGCCTCGTCGACGTTGCGTTCGGTGACGTTGAGCGTCTGGGTCATCTCCTTGGCGACCCGGTCCGGAACGCCGACCTCGTTCAGCGACAGCGTCGGGTCCGGCGAGATGACGGTCCGGGCGGAGAAGTTGACGCGCTTGCCGGACAGCGACCCGCGGAAGCGACCCTCCTTGCCCTTCAGCCGCTGGCTGAGGGTCTTGAGGGGACGGCCGGAGCGGTGTCGCGCCGGCGGGGTCCCGCTGATCTCGTTGTCGACGAACGTGGTGACGTGGTACTGGAGCAGCTCCCAGAGGTCCTCGATGATCAGCTGCGGGGCACCCGCCTCGCGGTTCTCCATGAACCGCTGGTTGATCCGGATGATGTCGACCAGCTTGTGCGTGAGGTCGTCCTCGGAGCGCTGGCCGTTGTCGAGCGTGATGGAGGGTCGCGTGGTGACCGGCGGCACCGGAAGGACCGTCAGGATCATCCACTCCGGGCGGGAGTGCTCGGAGTCGATGCCGAGGACTTCCAGGTCCTCGTCCGGGATGTCCTCGAACCAGTCGCGGATGTCCGAGGGCATCAGCTTGTTCATGTCCTCCTCCGTGAGGTCCACGTCGAGCGCCTTCTCGATGGCGCGGCGGTCCTCCTTGCGCGGGCGGAACTCGCCGGCCATGATGTCGTTGACCCGGTCGAGGGCGATGTCGGTCTTCTCGGCCAGCTCCTGCGGCGAGGTGCCCGGGTCGTCCTCCTCCTCGTCGGGCTGCATCGCGGCCGCGATGCGCTCGGAGTAGTCGCCCGAGAGCACGTCCTGGACCTCGTAGTAGGTCGTCGGCTTCTCGTGTTTGATGTCCGCCTGCGGCTCGCCGCAGAACGGACAGGTCGACGCCTTCCGGGCCTGCCGGACCGCCGCCTTCAGCACGTCGTGTTCGTCGTCGCCGAGCTCCTTCGCCCGCTCGTAGCGGTCCCGGAACTCGTCGCGCTGCGCGTCGTCCAGAGCCAGTCGGCCGCACTCCCGACACGTCGAGCGGAGCAGCCGGCGGATGAGCTTCGTGAAGCCGACGTGGATGACCGGCGCGGCCAGCTCGATGTGGCCGAAGTGGCCGTTACAGGAGCCGGAGTGGGAGCCGCAGGTGCGGCACTCAAGTCCGGGGTCGATGACGCCCAGTCGCGGGTCCATCAGCCCCATGTCGATCGGATAGCCGTCGTCGTCGTACGTGTCGGCCGTGATCACCTTCGTCGCGGACATGTCCCGGTACGTCTCCGGGTCCATGAGTCCGAAGTCGATCCCGCCGAGCACTTTCGGTGTTTGCATTGACATCTAAATCGCGTCCTCCAGTTCGAGTTTCGGTCGGATTCCCAGGGCGATCATCTCGTCGAGCAGCAGCTTGAACGCGTAGCTGACCTCCAGCTCGTGGATGTCGTCCTCGTCGCCAGTCACCGGGTCGTACACGCGGCGCTGCTCGCGGTCCTCGACGGCGACGAGCCCCGTCTCCGCGGAGACGTGGACCGTCTCGGCGTCCGAGGACTCCAGCAGCCGCTCGTTGAGGACCATCGACGCGCCGTGGCCGATGATCGTGTCGCGCTCCATCTCCCCGACGCGCAGCCCGCCCTCGCGGGCGCGCCCCTCGGTCG
This genomic stretch from Halorubrum hochsteinianum harbors:
- a CDS encoding 30S ribosomal protein S7, coding for MSGEETEAASDEDVAADEPDPDAPASSEAANENAKLFGVWDVTEIAYEDPSTKRYMTVTPIAHTMGRHASKQFKKSEISLVERLINRLMQTDENTGKKQQATRIVRDAFDIVHDRTEENPVQILVTAVENAAPREETVRLKYGGISVPKAVDVAPQRRVDQALLFISDGVASATYKSTTSAAEALANELIAAADYDVEGSYSISQKEERERVAAAAR
- a CDS encoding 30S ribosomal protein S12; amino-acid sequence: MANGKYAARKLKKDRQKRRWSDSEYARRERGLKKKSDPLEGAPQARGIVLEKVGIEAKQPNSAIRKCVRVQLIKNGKQVTAFCPGDGAISFIDEHDEVTIAGIGGAKGRAMGDLSGVNYKVEKVNGVSMIELVRGNAEKPVR
- a CDS encoding NusA-like transcription termination signal-binding factor; the protein is MRVELSDEARRYIGRFDELTGVTPTDCLVEGDRLVFVVPAGEMAAAIGQGGETVAEAERRLAKSIELVEDADTAEAFVASTLAPAAVNAVTISEQNDRVAYVEVPEADRGVAIGADGANIETARRLAERHYDVDDVQLT
- the rpoA2 gene encoding DNA-directed RNA polymerase subunit A'', encoding MTEYDHVTDDMEAVVEATELPRRLKEKVYAALDRKAEETGEVTIEQATDIVEGVRNRYEQTRVDPLDPVGTVSAQSIGEPGTQMTMNTFHYAGVAEIDVTQGLPRLIELVDARKTPDTPMMTVYLEDEYATDREKAHEVVWSIEATRILALGDVSTNVADMLVRIDLNDDTLLERWPTHSNPSEIAEIIAETIEDALGVDARQSGTVIEFGPNEPSYRELLQLVERLREIVFKGIEEIERVVIRKEEIDGDEEFVLYTEGSAFGDTLAIEGVDASRSTCNNIHEIYRNLGVEAARETIIDETKNTLEEQGLDDVNVRHLMLVADIMTNNGEIESIGRHGISGNKDSVLARAAFEVTVNHLLDAAVHGEYDELDGGIENVIAGKPISMGTGDVDLRMGSRVAGDD
- a CDS encoding DNA-directed RNA polymerase subunit A', which produces MQTPKVLGGIDFGLMDPETYRDMSATKVITADTYDDDGYPIDMGLMDPRLGVIDPGLECRTCGSHSGSCNGHFGHIELAAPVIHVGFTKLIRRLLRSTCRECGRLALDDAQRDEFRDRYERAKELGDDEHDVLKAAVRQARKASTCPFCGEPQADIKHEKPTTYYEVQDVLSGDYSERIAAAMQPDEEEDDPGTSPQELAEKTDIALDRVNDIMAGEFRPRKEDRRAIEKALDVDLTEEDMNKLMPSDIRDWFEDIPDEDLEVLGIDSEHSRPEWMILTVLPVPPVTTRPSITLDNGQRSEDDLTHKLVDIIRINQRFMENREAGAPQLIIEDLWELLQYHVTTFVDNEISGTPPARHRSGRPLKTLSQRLKGKEGRFRGSLSGKRVNFSARTVISPDPTLSLNEVGVPDRVAKEMTQTLNVTERNVDEARQYVRNGPEAHPGANYVRRPDGRRLKVTEKNCEELAEKVEPDWEVNRHLVDGDIVIFNRQPSLHRMSIMAHEVVVMPYKTFRLNTVVCPPYNADFDGDEMNMHALQNEEARAEARVLMRVQEQILSPRFGGNIIGAIQDHISGTYLLTNSNPEFSETQALDLLRATRVDELPEADGVDDDGREFWTGRTLFSELLPDDLDLSFTSSAGDSVVIEDGQLIEGTIDEDAVGAFGGEVVDTLTKEYGETRSRVFINEIASLAMRAIMNFGFSIGIDDESIPPEAEEQVDDAIESAYDRVQELIATYEAGELESLPGRGVDETLEMKIMQTLGKARDSAGEIADQHFGDDNPAVVMARSGARGSMLNLTQMAGSVGQQAVRGERINRGYEDRTLSHYRPNDLSSEAHGFVENSYRGGLTPEEFFFHAMGGREGLVDTAVRTSKSGYLQRRLINALSELEAQYDGTVRDTSGRIVQFEFGEDGTSPVKVSSGEEDGIDVDGIVDRVVDAEFESSEEKERFLGEREPPTNLSEHAGPGLNKAAELEVESDD